CCATGCGATTCAAGCAGAACACGCAACGCCGTCCCTGGCGGGACCGCGTCAAGCCTGCCGCTCACAAGGCCCGCGACCTCCGGGGAAGCGACCACGTTCAAGCCCGTATTCGCGGAAAAGTCCCGGATAAACTCGCGGACGTCGCGCTCCCGCACGTCAATCGACACCAGCGAATCCCTGACGTCGAAATAATTCTCCCCGCGCGCCCGCTCCTTACGGATATGAAACACCGTCCCGTCGCGAACGAGTTCGAGCCCGAGGGTAGAGCACAGCGACGTGAGGCCCTCCAGAAGTCCCACTCCATCGAGGTGGAACGTCACCCGGGCTTCCGCGCCGGCATCTACGAGCACGGGCACGCCGTAGGCAAGCGACACCGAGCGCGCGACATCCTGCAAGCTCGCGTCCACGAAATCGAGCGAAACCTTGTCCGGCAAAGTGCGCTCTTCGCTCCAGGCGCGCCCGAGACATAGCAGAAGGAATAGGACGACGCTTGCGACCGCCGGCATAAAACAGCCGCGGCTCCCGTCCATGTTTTTGCGAGGCACGAGGCCTCCTAGATTTTTACGATATATAAGTAAAGGGCGTCACACGACAGCCGACACAACCCGAAAAACCGGATTGAGAATAATCTACAAAAAAAGTATCCGGAAAAACAAGCGGTGCGATTTTTTTGAAATTTCGCCGAAAAACGCCGCAAACTTTTTGCGCGGTTACATGCTCACGAACTTGCGCATGCTTAAGACTGCCGTAAGCGCGCTCAGAACAAGGCAAACGATTACGGTAACCGCGGGAATGAAAAGCCCGCCCAAGAACACCTCATGGAAAAGCTGCACCAGCAAAAGGAGCGGAACCACGACGAACAGCGAAAGGTGCGTCGCCGCGCGTACCGTCTTTACTCGAAGCGAAAGCAGCAGCGAGAACGAGGTCGTAAGAAGCGTCGCGGAAACGGCCCCCAAGATGGAAGCAAGCGCTTCCGTCCGCGAAATTTCGGGATGCGAGATCCAGTAACCGAGTTGCGCCAGAAGCGCGAATACGAGCGGGAACGGCACCACCGCCAGGAGCTTGCCCCAGAACAGTTTCGAAGGGGCTATCGGGGAAAGCTGCAAGAGTTCGAGGGAATTGCGCTCGCGTTCACCCGCAAAGGAATCGCCCGCAAGAGGGGAACCCATCGGGGCCATGAGGCAACCGAGCAGGAGCATCATGTAGCCTTCCATGCCCTGCATAATCTGCCCGCCGTAACGCGAAACCGCAATCGCCTGGCTCGCCGCGAGAATCACCGGCGGAATGATGAACGGAACCCAGAATCGCGGGTCCCTGAAAATCAAGCGGATTTCGTGTCTAAAAACGTGAAGCATCGTTATGGGGAAAAAATAGTTTTTTTCCCATTCGAAAAAAAGCCGTATTACTTTTTCAACAAAAAAAAATGTTTGCAATGCCATATGAAATAAGGTATATTCGATACATAATTCAATTGAAAGTCTTTGAATTTAGAGGTTTGGACATAACAAGAAGAGAAAATAAAAGGAATTCAACTAATGAAAGTTTCGTCATTTTTTTATTTTGCAAATTTCTGGCTCAAAACAGTTCTTTTCAAGAAGAAAGATCCGATTCTCGGCACCGTCATCGTAACCGACCGCTGCAACCTGAAATGCAAGCACTGTTCCGTCAACAACATCACATCGATAATGCATCCCTATGTACAAATCAAAAAAGAGATGCAGACATTGTACGACATGGGTACCCGCATCCTCTTCTTCTGCGGCGGCGAGACGTTCCTGTGGAGAGACGGCGATTTGACCGTCAGGGATTTGGTCATCGAGGCCAAGAGAATGGGCTTCATGATTGTCAACGTGGTCACGAACGGAACGCAGCCGATTGACTTGCCCGAAGCGGACTTGATTCTCTTGAGCCTTGACGGCGACAGGGAACGCCACAACGCCATC
The DNA window shown above is from Fibrobacter sp. and carries:
- a CDS encoding ABC transporter permease is translated as MLHVFRHEIRLIFRDPRFWVPFIIPPVILAASQAIAVSRYGGQIMQGMEGYMMLLLGCLMAPMGSPLAGDSFAGERERNSLELLQLSPIAPSKLFWGKLLAVVPFPLVFALLAQLGYWISHPEISRTEALASILGAVSATLLTTSFSLLLSLRVKTVRAATHLSLFVVVPLLLLVQLFHEVFLGGLFIPAVTVIVCLVLSALTAVLSMRKFVSM